In Arthrobacter sp. CDRTa11, one DNA window encodes the following:
- the aceB gene encoding malate synthase A, giving the protein MAITVTDPRPIERAEEILTPKALAFIEELHNRFAGTRNELLAARGVKRRRVADTGKLDFLPETRDVRDGDWKVAPAPAALQDRRVEMTGPASPAKMAINALNSGARVWLADLEDASTPTWRNVIDSILNLRDAAQGTLSYTSDEGKEYTLRTDAPLAVVVARPRGWHLPEKHLLLDGEPAVGALVDFGLHFFHVAKQLVLNGHGPYYYLPKMESHLEARLWNDVFVFAQDYLGLGQGTIRATVLIETIPAAFEMDEILYELRDHASGLNAGRWDYLFSIIKYFRDAGEEFVLPDRASVVMTAPFMRAYTELLVKTCHHRGAFAMGGMAAVIPNRRHPEVTEAAFAKVRADKTREANDGFDGSWVAHPDLVPICREVFDAVLGDPENGGRPNQLDKQRPEVSVTAGQLLDIASADGQVTEAGLRLNLYVAVAYTAVWLSGNGAVAIHNLMEDAATAEISRSQVWQQIRNKSVLADTGNTVTRELVERILGEETERLRTEFGDEAFRLYYGPASRLIADICLSEDYTDFLTTPAYELVD; this is encoded by the coding sequence ATGGCCATCACCGTTACAGACCCCCGGCCGATCGAACGCGCGGAGGAGATCCTCACCCCCAAGGCCCTGGCCTTCATCGAAGAGCTGCACAACCGCTTCGCCGGCACCCGCAATGAGCTGCTCGCCGCCCGCGGCGTCAAGCGCCGGCGGGTTGCGGACACCGGCAAGCTGGACTTCCTGCCGGAGACCCGGGACGTGCGCGACGGCGACTGGAAAGTGGCGCCTGCACCGGCGGCACTGCAGGACCGCCGGGTTGAAATGACCGGCCCGGCTTCCCCGGCCAAGATGGCCATCAATGCCCTGAACTCGGGCGCCAGGGTGTGGCTGGCCGATCTTGAAGACGCCAGCACCCCCACCTGGCGCAACGTCATCGACTCCATCCTGAACCTGCGTGACGCCGCGCAGGGAACCCTCAGCTACACCTCGGACGAGGGCAAGGAATACACGCTCAGGACCGACGCGCCGCTGGCCGTGGTGGTGGCCCGCCCGCGCGGCTGGCACCTGCCGGAAAAGCACCTGCTGCTCGACGGCGAACCAGCAGTGGGTGCGCTGGTGGACTTCGGCCTGCACTTCTTCCACGTGGCCAAGCAGCTGGTCCTCAACGGCCACGGCCCCTATTACTACCTGCCCAAGATGGAAAGCCACCTTGAGGCCCGACTCTGGAACGATGTGTTTGTCTTTGCCCAGGACTACCTGGGCCTGGGGCAGGGCACCATCCGTGCCACGGTGCTGATCGAGACCATCCCGGCGGCCTTCGAAATGGACGAGATCCTGTACGAGCTGCGCGATCACGCATCTGGCCTGAACGCCGGCCGCTGGGACTATCTCTTCAGCATCATCAAATACTTCCGCGACGCCGGCGAGGAGTTCGTCCTGCCGGACCGCGCCTCGGTGGTGATGACGGCCCCGTTTATGCGCGCCTACACCGAGCTGCTGGTCAAGACCTGCCATCACCGCGGGGCCTTCGCCATGGGCGGCATGGCGGCGGTCATCCCCAACCGCCGGCACCCCGAGGTCACCGAGGCAGCCTTCGCCAAGGTCCGGGCCGACAAAACCCGCGAAGCCAACGACGGGTTTGACGGCTCCTGGGTGGCCCACCCGGACCTGGTCCCGATCTGCCGCGAGGTGTTCGACGCCGTCCTGGGCGACCCTGAAAACGGCGGCCGGCCCAACCAGCTGGACAAACAGCGCCCCGAGGTGTCGGTGACGGCAGGGCAGCTGCTGGACATCGCCTCGGCGGACGGCCAGGTCACCGAGGCCGGGCTGCGGCTGAATCTGTATGTTGCCGTCGCATATACGGCCGTCTGGCTGTCCGGGAACGGTGCTGTGGCCATCCATAACCTGATGGAGGACGCGGCAACGGCCGAGATCTCACGCTCCCAGGTGTGGCAGCAGATCCGGAACAAGTCCGTCCTGGCGGATACCGGGAACACTGTGACCCGGGAACTTGTGGAGCGCATCCTGGGCGAGGAAACGGAACGGCTTCGCACCGAGTTCGGCGACGAAGCCTTCCGGCTGTACTACGGTCCGGCCAGCCGGCTCATCGCGGACATCTGCCTCTCGGAGGACTACACGGACTTCCTCACCACTCCGGCCTACGAACTGGTGGACTGA
- a CDS encoding nucleobase:cation symporter-2 family protein, whose product MNLKKKSSSPAAKAGRQPSARPEDQRLSIGSSFAYGFQHVLTMYGGIIAPPLIIGAAAGMSSQDIGLLIAACLFVGGLATILQTVGIPFFGSKLPLVQGVSFAGVSTMVAIVHGGGGIQSVFGSVIVASLIGLAITPLFSKIIRFFPPVVTGTVITTIGLTLMPVAANWAMGGNSKAPNYGSVANIGLAAATMGIVLLLSKVGSSTISRLSILLAMIIGTAIAFVTGMADFSKVGQGEIVAFPTPFAFGPPTFHLAAIISMLIVILVTLTETSADIIAVGEIVGTKVDSRRIGDGLRADMLSSAVSPLFGSFTQSAFAQNVGLVAITGIKSRFVVTAGGVILVVLGLLPVLGRVVAAVPTPVLGGAGVVLFGTVAASGIRTLSKVEYRNNMNLIIVAASIGFGMIPIAAPAFYDQFPSWFGTIFHSGISSAAVMAILLNLLFNHLKAGNSDNQSVFVAGTGRVVREEDLKCLADGDRYEGGKLIDCDGKEVPVESSSKSDH is encoded by the coding sequence GTGAACCTTAAGAAAAAGTCCTCGAGCCCGGCCGCCAAAGCCGGCCGCCAGCCCTCTGCCCGCCCTGAAGACCAGCGTCTGTCCATCGGCAGCAGCTTCGCCTACGGATTCCAGCACGTCCTCACCATGTACGGCGGAATCATTGCACCGCCGCTGATCATCGGCGCAGCTGCCGGGATGTCCTCACAGGACATCGGCCTGTTGATCGCCGCCTGCCTCTTTGTGGGCGGCCTGGCGACAATCCTCCAGACCGTGGGCATCCCATTCTTCGGCTCAAAGCTTCCACTGGTCCAAGGCGTCTCCTTCGCCGGCGTCTCCACCATGGTGGCCATCGTCCACGGGGGCGGAGGCATCCAGTCGGTCTTCGGCTCGGTCATTGTGGCCTCCCTGATTGGCTTGGCCATCACGCCGCTGTTCTCGAAGATCATCCGGTTCTTCCCGCCCGTGGTCACGGGCACCGTCATCACCACCATCGGCCTGACGCTGATGCCGGTGGCGGCCAACTGGGCCATGGGCGGCAACAGCAAGGCGCCCAACTACGGGAGTGTGGCCAACATCGGCTTGGCGGCAGCCACCATGGGCATCGTGCTGCTGCTCAGCAAGGTGGGCAGCAGCACCATCTCCAGGCTGTCCATCCTGCTGGCCATGATCATCGGGACGGCCATCGCCTTCGTCACCGGCATGGCTGACTTCTCCAAGGTGGGACAGGGCGAGATCGTCGCCTTCCCCACTCCGTTCGCGTTCGGCCCGCCCACCTTCCATCTTGCGGCCATCATCTCCATGCTGATCGTGATCCTGGTGACGCTTACAGAGACCTCGGCGGACATCATTGCCGTCGGCGAGATCGTGGGCACCAAAGTTGATTCACGCCGGATCGGCGACGGCCTCCGGGCAGACATGCTCTCCAGCGCCGTCTCACCGCTCTTCGGCTCCTTCACCCAGAGCGCCTTTGCCCAGAACGTGGGACTGGTGGCCATCACCGGCATCAAGAGCCGCTTCGTGGTGACCGCCGGCGGCGTCATCCTGGTGGTCCTCGGGCTGCTGCCCGTCCTGGGCCGGGTGGTCGCAGCGGTGCCGACGCCCGTCCTGGGCGGTGCCGGCGTCGTACTTTTTGGAACGGTTGCCGCCAGCGGCATCAGGACACTGTCCAAGGTGGAGTACCGGAACAACATGAACCTGATCATCGTGGCAGCGTCCATTGGTTTCGGCATGATCCCGATCGCGGCGCCTGCCTTCTACGACCAGTTCCCGTCCTGGTTCGGCACCATCTTCCATTCAGGGATCAGCTCGGCGGCCGTCATGGCCATCCTGCTGAACCTGCTCTTCAACCACCTCAAGGCCGGCAACTCTGATAACCAGTCAGTGTTTGTGGCGGGCACCGGGCGGGTGGTCCGGGAGGAGGATCTGAAGTGCCTGGCCGACGGCGACCGTTACGAAGGCGGCAAGCTCATCGACTGCGACGGCAAGGAAGTCCCGGTGGAGTCGTCGTCGAAGTCTGACCACTAG
- a CDS encoding IclR family transcriptional regulator, with protein MAEKSPGGVQSVERVFELLELITDAGGDVTLSELSSSTDLPLPTIHRLLRTLVTLGYIRQLPNRRYALGPRLIRLGEGANKQLGAVARPQLKSLVDRLGETSNMAVLDSDMVIYVAQVPSLHSMRMFTEVGRRAHTHDTGVGKAILAQLDDDAVRGIVGRTGMPTPTAKSIGDIDSLLADLGRIRERGYSIDEEEQELGVRCFAMAVPNAPTPTAISVSGPVSRVDQSFGERAVPLLREAAQAISNELNRN; from the coding sequence ATGGCTGAAAAAAGCCCCGGAGGCGTGCAGTCCGTAGAGCGCGTTTTTGAACTTTTGGAACTGATCACCGACGCCGGTGGAGACGTCACATTGAGTGAACTCTCCTCCTCCACGGATCTTCCGCTGCCCACCATCCACCGCCTGCTGCGTACCCTGGTGACGCTCGGCTACATCCGCCAGCTCCCCAACCGCCGCTACGCGCTCGGTCCCCGGCTCATCAGGCTGGGCGAAGGAGCAAACAAGCAGCTTGGTGCAGTGGCCCGCCCGCAGCTCAAATCCTTGGTGGACCGGCTGGGGGAGACCTCCAACATGGCCGTGCTCGATTCGGACATGGTGATCTACGTGGCCCAGGTGCCCTCCTTGCACTCCATGCGGATGTTCACCGAGGTTGGACGCCGCGCCCATACGCATGACACCGGGGTGGGTAAAGCCATCCTGGCCCAGCTGGACGACGACGCCGTCCGCGGCATCGTGGGCCGCACCGGCATGCCCACCCCCACCGCCAAGAGCATTGGCGACATTGATTCCCTGCTCGCTGACCTGGGCCGGATCCGTGAACGTGGCTACTCCATCGACGAGGAGGAGCAGGAACTGGGTGTCCGCTGCTTCGCCATGGCCGTGCCGAACGCCCCCACGCCAACGGCCATCTCCGTTTCCGGTCCGGTGTCCCGAGTGGACCAGTCCTTCGGCGAACGTGCCGTGCCGCTCCTGCGCGAAGCCGCCCAGGCCATCTCGAACGAGCTCAACCGCAACTGA
- the pucL gene encoding factor-independent urate hydroxylase: MSSNIILGHNQYGKAEVRVVKITRNTDRHEIEDLNVTSQLRGDFEAAHREGDNAHVVATDTQKNTIYAFARDGVGSPEAFLLRLGEHFTSSFEWVTGGRWEAESYSWDRIQAHGSEHDHSFVRNGQEVRTAVLVRDGGTAHLISGLKDLTVLKSTQSGFVGYPKDKYTTLPETTDRILATDVSARWRYKTGTDFRTLDFNKNYDDVKALLLEGFTEKYSHALQQTLFDMGTKVLEAHSEIDEIRFSMPNKHHFLVDLSPFGLDNPNEVFFAADRPYGLIEATVQRDDASPADMAWSGIAGFC; this comes from the coding sequence ATGAGCAGCAACATCATCCTCGGCCACAACCAGTACGGAAAGGCCGAAGTCCGGGTCGTCAAGATCACCCGGAACACGGACCGCCACGAGATTGAAGACCTGAACGTCACCTCGCAGCTGCGGGGCGACTTCGAGGCCGCCCACCGTGAAGGCGACAACGCCCACGTGGTGGCCACGGACACCCAAAAGAACACCATCTACGCCTTCGCCCGGGACGGTGTCGGCTCACCGGAGGCCTTCCTTTTGCGCCTCGGCGAGCATTTCACCTCCAGCTTCGAGTGGGTGACCGGCGGCCGATGGGAGGCGGAATCGTACAGCTGGGACCGGATCCAGGCCCACGGCAGCGAACACGACCACTCGTTTGTGCGCAACGGCCAGGAAGTCAGGACCGCAGTCCTGGTGCGCGACGGCGGCACGGCCCACCTCATCTCGGGGCTGAAGGACCTGACGGTCCTCAAGTCCACCCAGTCCGGCTTTGTGGGTTACCCCAAGGACAAATACACCACGCTCCCGGAAACCACCGACCGCATCCTGGCCACCGACGTCTCCGCCCGCTGGCGCTACAAGACGGGCACCGACTTCCGCACACTGGACTTCAACAAGAACTACGACGACGTCAAGGCCCTCCTGCTCGAAGGCTTCACCGAGAAGTACTCGCACGCCCTGCAGCAGACCCTCTTCGACATGGGCACCAAGGTCCTGGAAGCCCACAGCGAGATTGATGAGATCAGGTTCTCCATGCCCAACAAGCACCACTTCCTGGTGGACCTCTCCCCCTTCGGACTGGACAACCCCAACGAGGTCTTCTTCGCGGCCGACCGCCCGTACGGCCTGATCGAGGCCACGGTCCAGCGCGACGACGCCAGCCCGGCGGACATGGCCTGGTCCGGCATCGCGGGCTTCTGCTAA
- the ligD gene encoding non-homologous end-joining DNA ligase, whose translation MNPSKTPAEILDIDGAEVRISSPDKVVFPEPGLTKLDLVRYYLAVADGALRGAGGRPMVLKRFPKGIDSEPFFQKRVPENHPEFIDTATLHYSSGTSAEEAVIRDAAGLAWVVNLGCLDLNPHPVRAEDLEHPDELRVDLDPMPGVDWSQIVDVAYVAREVLDDVGLVGWPKTSGSRGLHILVRIAPQWSYRDVRLAAETLAREVENRAPGLATARWWKEERGESVFVDFNQNAKDRTVASAYSVRALPDARVSTPISWDEVRSTRPEQFTVRTVPGRFAEAGDPHAGIDDAAGSLDGLLALAAELGPAEKAPRSGDGSGRRQSVMPLIEVARTKTKPEAHAALDEWKSRHADVVPALHPADVMIDGMRGSSSLWYRVRVNLQHVPEAERPPQEELIADYDPWAGKEWPGRPAS comes from the coding sequence ATGAACCCGTCGAAGACCCCGGCTGAGATTCTGGACATTGACGGCGCTGAGGTCCGCATCTCAAGTCCTGACAAGGTGGTGTTCCCCGAGCCCGGGCTGACCAAGCTGGACCTGGTGCGCTACTACCTGGCCGTCGCGGACGGTGCGCTGCGCGGCGCCGGCGGCCGTCCCATGGTACTCAAGCGCTTTCCGAAGGGCATCGACTCGGAACCGTTCTTTCAAAAGCGCGTCCCCGAGAACCACCCAGAGTTTATCGACACGGCAACCCTGCACTACTCGTCCGGGACGTCAGCCGAAGAGGCCGTGATCCGTGATGCCGCCGGCCTGGCGTGGGTGGTGAATCTTGGCTGCCTGGACCTGAACCCGCACCCGGTGCGCGCCGAGGACCTTGAGCACCCGGACGAGCTCCGAGTGGACCTTGATCCGATGCCGGGAGTGGACTGGTCACAGATCGTTGATGTGGCGTATGTAGCGCGGGAAGTGCTCGACGACGTCGGGCTGGTGGGGTGGCCAAAAACGAGCGGATCACGCGGCCTGCACATCCTGGTTAGGATCGCGCCGCAGTGGTCATACCGCGACGTGCGGCTCGCCGCGGAAACCCTCGCCCGCGAGGTGGAGAACCGCGCCCCGGGTCTCGCCACCGCCCGGTGGTGGAAGGAGGAACGCGGCGAGAGCGTGTTCGTGGACTTCAACCAGAACGCAAAGGACCGCACGGTGGCATCGGCCTACTCGGTCCGGGCGCTGCCTGATGCGCGGGTTTCAACGCCGATTTCGTGGGACGAGGTCCGCTCCACCCGGCCGGAACAATTCACGGTGCGCACCGTCCCGGGGCGCTTTGCCGAGGCGGGCGATCCCCACGCCGGGATCGACGACGCGGCCGGCAGCCTGGACGGGCTCCTCGCGCTGGCGGCTGAGCTTGGCCCCGCCGAGAAGGCGCCACGCAGCGGTGACGGTTCCGGCCGCCGCCAGTCCGTGATGCCGCTGATCGAAGTGGCCCGCACCAAGACCAAACCGGAGGCCCACGCGGCCCTTGACGAGTGGAAGTCCCGGCACGCCGACGTCGTACCCGCCCTGCACCCGGCCGATGTGATGATCGACGGGATGCGCGGATCGAGCTCGCTCTGGTACCGGGTGCGGGTGAACCTGCAGCACGTCCCCGAAGCGGAGCGGCCGCCGCAGGAGGAACTCATCGCGGACTATGACCCCTGGGCTGGCAAGGAGTGGCCGGGCCGCCCGGCGTCCTGA
- a CDS encoding SCO4226 family nickel-binding protein produces MATFMDVHHNMVGITAEQLQAAHNADLAIQDDEHVDFKQAWADPESGLVYCLSEAPSADAVRIIHERSGHPADEIHPVPLAV; encoded by the coding sequence ATGGCAACTTTCATGGATGTTCACCACAACATGGTTGGAATCACCGCTGAGCAATTGCAGGCGGCCCATAACGCGGACCTGGCGATCCAGGATGACGAGCATGTTGACTTCAAGCAGGCGTGGGCGGATCCGGAATCAGGCCTGGTCTATTGCCTGTCCGAAGCCCCTTCAGCGGACGCGGTCAGGATTATCCATGAACGCTCCGGCCATCCTGCCGACGAGATCCATCCCGTCCCGCTTGCCGTTTGA
- a CDS encoding 8-oxoguanine deaminase: MTHPLPATPAPRLWIRNPQAAFTANALDASGGLVVSGGVIVEVLAAGQQPAAPCQQVFDAGNHVLLPGLINTHHHFYQTLTRAWGPVANAPLFPWLQNLYPVWARLTPRDLELATTVALAELLLSGCTTAADHHYLFPDGLEHAIDVEVDVVRRLGMRATLTRGSMTLGTDDGGLPPQSTVQAPEVVLADSERLIGQYHERGGDAVIQIALAPCSPFSVTKEIMAESAALAGRLDVRLHTHLAETLDEEDFCREMFGLRTVDYLDSVGWLTDRTWLGHGIHFSDAEIARLGAARTGVAHCPTSNMRLASGTARILELEDAGVPVGLGVDGSASNDASNMILEARQALYLQRLRYGADVPVERALGWATRGSAEVLGRPELGQLAPGMQADLALFRLDDLRFSGSHDPIAALLLCAADRADRVMVGGQWRVVDGQIPGLDVAGLIAEHSAAARRLVAG; encoded by the coding sequence ATGACCCACCCCCTTCCCGCCACCCCCGCTCCCCGCCTCTGGATCAGGAATCCGCAGGCCGCCTTCACCGCGAATGCCCTGGACGCCTCCGGCGGACTTGTGGTGAGCGGGGGCGTCATCGTGGAGGTGCTTGCCGCCGGGCAGCAACCTGCGGCACCCTGCCAGCAGGTCTTCGACGCCGGAAACCACGTGCTGCTGCCAGGCCTGATCAACACCCACCACCACTTCTACCAGACCCTCACCCGCGCCTGGGGTCCGGTGGCAAACGCGCCGCTGTTCCCCTGGCTGCAGAACCTGTATCCCGTCTGGGCCCGGCTGACTCCGCGGGACCTCGAACTGGCCACCACCGTTGCGCTGGCCGAACTCCTGCTTTCAGGGTGCACCACCGCGGCCGACCACCACTACCTGTTCCCGGACGGCCTGGAACACGCCATCGACGTGGAAGTGGACGTGGTGCGCCGGCTTGGCATGCGGGCCACGCTGACGCGCGGTTCCATGACACTGGGAACGGACGACGGCGGCCTGCCGCCTCAGTCCACCGTCCAGGCTCCGGAGGTGGTACTGGCGGACAGTGAACGACTGATCGGCCAGTACCACGAGCGGGGCGGCGATGCCGTCATCCAGATTGCGCTGGCACCCTGCTCCCCTTTCTCGGTGACGAAGGAGATCATGGCCGAAAGCGCGGCGCTCGCCGGGCGGCTTGATGTCCGCCTGCACACGCACCTGGCCGAAACGCTGGACGAGGAGGACTTCTGCCGGGAAATGTTCGGCCTGCGCACCGTTGACTACCTGGACAGCGTGGGCTGGCTGACCGACCGCACCTGGCTGGGCCACGGCATCCACTTCAGCGACGCCGAGATCGCCAGGCTGGGAGCCGCGCGCACCGGCGTCGCGCATTGCCCCACCTCAAACATGCGGCTGGCGTCCGGCACCGCGCGGATTTTGGAGCTGGAGGACGCGGGAGTCCCCGTGGGGCTGGGGGTGGACGGCTCGGCGTCGAACGATGCCTCCAACATGATCCTTGAAGCGCGCCAGGCGCTCTACCTGCAGCGTCTCCGGTACGGCGCGGACGTCCCGGTGGAGCGCGCGCTTGGCTGGGCGACGCGGGGCTCGGCGGAGGTGCTGGGCCGCCCGGAACTGGGCCAGCTCGCACCCGGGATGCAGGCGGACCTCGCCCTGTTCCGGCTGGATGACCTCCGCTTCTCCGGCAGCCACGATCCCATTGCCGCGCTCCTGCTGTGCGCGGCGGACCGGGCAGACCGGGTGATGGTTGGGGGCCAGTGGCGGGTGGTGGACGGGCAGATCCCTGGCCTGGATGTCGCCGGGCTCATCGCAGAGCACTCCGCGGCGGCCCGCCGGCTGGTGGCGGGCTAG
- a CDS encoding NAD-dependent malic enzyme: MANPSPGNSITLRVEAPSSFSATSELAAAVGAAGAAITALDVSESHHETLVVDVTCNTTDDEHAGRVKDALNALDGVTVQHVSDRTFLMHLGGKLEVVPKVALRNRDDLSRAYTPGVARVCLAIAEDPSAARNLTVKRNTIAVLTDGSAVLGLGNIGPAAALPVMEGKAALFKQFANVDAWPVCLDTQDTEEIIMIAKAMAPVYGGINLEDIAAPRCFEIENRLRAELDIPVFHDDQHGTAIVTLAALVNALRVVDKKLGDVKIVVSGVGAAGSAIIQLLKAQGAQHIIAAGRSGAIHAGEKYGDEHRSWIAANTNEEGFAGTLHEALEGADVFIGVSAPHVIGEEQVASMADKAIVFAMANPTPEIDPSIASRYAAVVATGRSDFPNQINNVLAFPGFFRGLLDAGASDITPEMLVAAAEAIANRVADDELNASYIIPSVFDPHVAADVASAVAHAAANPAAAVTPPATAQPEGAEARTAFASA, encoded by the coding sequence ATGGCGAATCCCAGCCCCGGAAACTCGATCACCCTTCGCGTGGAGGCCCCGTCCAGCTTCTCCGCCACCAGTGAGCTCGCCGCAGCCGTCGGAGCGGCCGGCGCTGCCATCACCGCCCTGGACGTCAGCGAGTCCCATCACGAGACGCTGGTAGTGGACGTCACCTGCAACACCACCGACGACGAACACGCCGGCAGGGTCAAGGATGCCCTGAACGCGCTCGACGGCGTCACGGTCCAGCACGTCTCGGACCGCACCTTCCTGATGCACTTGGGCGGCAAGCTCGAAGTGGTCCCCAAGGTAGCCCTGCGCAACCGCGACGACCTCTCCCGTGCCTACACTCCCGGCGTCGCCCGCGTCTGCCTGGCCATCGCCGAGGACCCGTCCGCCGCCCGCAACCTCACGGTCAAGCGCAACACCATCGCCGTGCTCACTGACGGTTCCGCGGTCCTCGGCCTAGGCAACATCGGCCCCGCCGCAGCCCTGCCGGTGATGGAGGGCAAGGCTGCACTGTTCAAGCAGTTCGCCAACGTGGACGCCTGGCCGGTCTGCCTCGACACCCAGGACACCGAAGAAATCATCATGATCGCCAAGGCCATGGCCCCCGTCTACGGCGGCATCAACCTCGAGGACATCGCGGCCCCGCGCTGCTTCGAAATCGAAAACCGGCTGCGGGCGGAACTGGACATCCCGGTCTTCCATGACGACCAGCACGGCACCGCGATCGTCACCCTCGCCGCCCTGGTCAACGCCCTGCGGGTGGTGGACAAGAAGCTCGGCGACGTGAAGATCGTCGTCTCGGGCGTGGGCGCTGCAGGTTCCGCCATCATCCAGCTGCTCAAAGCCCAGGGCGCGCAGCACATTATCGCCGCCGGCCGCTCCGGCGCCATCCACGCCGGCGAAAAGTACGGGGACGAACACCGCAGCTGGATTGCCGCCAACACCAACGAGGAAGGCTTCGCCGGCACCCTGCACGAGGCCCTCGAGGGAGCGGACGTGTTCATCGGCGTCAGCGCACCGCACGTGATCGGCGAGGAGCAGGTCGCATCGATGGCAGACAAGGCCATCGTCTTCGCGATGGCCAACCCGACGCCGGAAATCGACCCTTCCATCGCGTCCAGGTACGCCGCCGTGGTGGCCACCGGCCGCAGCGACTTCCCCAACCAGATCAACAACGTCCTGGCGTTCCCCGGCTTCTTCCGCGGCCTCCTGGATGCCGGCGCATCGGATATCACGCCGGAGATGCTGGTGGCCGCCGCCGAGGCCATTGCCAACCGGGTGGCTGACGATGAGCTGAATGCCAGTTACATTATCCCCAGCGTCTTCGATCCCCACGTAGCCGCCGATGTCGCCAGTGCGGTTGCCCACGCGGCCGCAAACCCGGCAGCGGCAGTTACCCCGCCCGCAACCGCACAGCCCGAAGGTGCGGAAGCCCGAACTGCCTTCGCCTCCGCCTGA
- a CDS encoding nucleoside deaminase, whose translation MSTTVTAEQYLARSIRLATANVLNSGGPFGATIVTADGQSFDGVNRVTADNDPTAHAEVTAIRTACRELGTFDLSGAILYTSCEPCPMCLSSALWARVERVVFAADRHDAASVGFDDAVFYEYFENRDRDSLMPVAKLALDDPRGPAPLEPFNTWNTLESRIDY comes from the coding sequence ATGAGTACCACCGTCACGGCCGAACAGTATTTGGCCAGATCAATCCGGCTGGCAACGGCCAACGTCCTGAACAGCGGCGGGCCCTTCGGCGCCACGATCGTCACGGCTGACGGACAGTCGTTCGACGGCGTCAACCGCGTCACTGCCGACAACGATCCCACAGCACACGCCGAGGTCACCGCCATCCGCACCGCCTGCCGGGAACTTGGCACCTTCGACCTCAGCGGCGCCATCCTCTACACCAGCTGCGAACCCTGCCCCATGTGCCTGTCCTCGGCGCTCTGGGCCCGGGTGGAGCGCGTGGTGTTCGCCGCAGACCGGCACGACGCTGCCTCCGTCGGCTTCGACGACGCCGTCTTCTACGAGTACTTCGAGAACAGGGACCGGGATTCGCTGATGCCGGTGGCCAAGCTCGCGCTGGACGATCCCCGGGGGCCCGCGCCGCTGGAGCCGTTCAATACGTGGAACACACTCGAATCCAGGATCGACTACTAG